A portion of the Eubacterium maltosivorans genome contains these proteins:
- a CDS encoding InlB B-repeat-containing protein, with product MKNYPYRMRTLIALLSAISMVLFISIIAPSAALAEENISVSTVGALQQAVDQAEDNTTVTLADNFVFSDTAINMPDKNVSIDGSGLTWNAGTFTISGNGTGSLTIENFKFDGSHISGTCLMNKAGNGTVIINNTEIFDSSTGAIGIAATGNARTVISHTKIYNNESYNAAAAINISGNNTTSIEINHVTIEENTGLGAGYECGAIAAKFYSGDLRINNSVFRNNINNCMNSGITGGGGGAMSFHYLRGNISINESYFQENKTNGTESPVASTYDGGAIYIFDGRDGATITIDKTTFDSNLAYDDGGALLIQGTGNPGLTTTITNSTFYNNKAYGLTGGNRSGGAIQFFKNGGSSKMTNVVTSCTFTGNQSGNEKTTVEQRGGAVGLSGAGLFATATVTNTNALYIGNSVYDSTGEVNNASNYKDVSNTSTLQEGASNVINADRSAVPKYTTQMVLGTDDPDLVNNYSSITAGMDGEVIRTIPIKPEGIADNTNTGAGLLPEDQRGFKRYKDNGAVEMSWAKYNANGGQWKNLPEMVYRGVEYYEKDSSGAVENYFKVAYEDGEVTIPENPVRDGYVFDGWKNMETGAIQNDWPFVLDDNIIFEAQWRAAEYIVIFDAQGGSAVAPVTNVASGSLIAEPEEPTYEGQTFGGWYREAETTTAWDFTSDKVTEDMILYAKWMPVPRYTVTFDTQGGSAVAPITNVASGSLIAEPEEPTYEGQTFGGWYREAETTTMWDFTSDKVTEDMILYAKWMPVPRYTVTFDTQGGSAVAPITNVASGSLIAEPEEPDYEGLFFEGWYKEAGTITPWNFAADTVTEDITLYAKWSKVLLYTVTFDSQGGSEVAPVVGIIPGSFVTEPEEPTREDFIFTSWYKEAECLSLWDFRQDKINDNITLYADWEPIPLVLYTVTFDSQGGSPVVSIHNVNAGSVIAEPEEPKMEGYVFNGWHKEPEGFNSWDFENYTINEDTTLYAKWSAISAPETYTVSFDSQGGSPVEALRDIPGGSTVKMPTEPVRDGYKFGGWFIEAEALTAWNFDTGRVNGNMTLYAKWTAVPTENGDKETHETLMAENRSEGSPHTGVFSGVSISVIVLLVMASGVVLAIRVRKRKQD from the coding sequence ATGAAAAACTATCCCTACAGAATGAGAACACTGATAGCATTATTATCTGCTATCAGTATGGTGTTATTTATAAGTATCATAGCGCCAAGCGCAGCTTTGGCGGAAGAGAATATTTCTGTTTCGACAGTAGGTGCTTTACAACAGGCTGTTGATCAGGCAGAAGATAACACAACGGTTACGCTTGCTGATAATTTTGTGTTTTCTGATACGGCCATTAATATGCCTGACAAAAATGTATCGATAGATGGCAGCGGTTTAACCTGGAATGCCGGTACTTTTACAATCTCTGGAAATGGTACTGGAAGCTTAACGATTGAAAATTTTAAATTTGACGGCAGCCATATTTCTGGAACCTGTTTAATGAATAAGGCGGGAAATGGAACTGTAATCATTAATAATACAGAGATATTTGATTCGTCAACCGGTGCAATTGGAATCGCCGCCACAGGAAATGCCAGAACAGTCATTTCACACACAAAGATTTACAATAACGAATCGTACAATGCTGCTGCAGCCATTAATATAAGCGGGAACAACACCACTTCGATTGAAATCAATCATGTAACGATAGAAGAGAATACCGGCCTCGGAGCAGGCTATGAATGCGGCGCGATTGCCGCGAAATTTTATAGCGGTGATCTTCGTATAAACAACAGTGTTTTCAGAAATAATATTAATAACTGTATGAATTCGGGCATTACTGGTGGTGGTGGCGGCGCCATGTCTTTTCATTATCTGCGTGGCAATATATCAATCAATGAATCCTATTTTCAGGAAAACAAAACAAACGGCACAGAATCGCCAGTGGCAAGTACCTATGACGGCGGCGCTATTTATATTTTTGATGGACGGGATGGAGCCACTATTACCATTGATAAGACTACTTTTGATAGTAATCTCGCTTATGATGACGGCGGCGCACTGCTCATCCAGGGGACTGGAAACCCGGGATTGACGACAACCATTACAAACTCAACTTTTTATAACAATAAAGCTTATGGACTGACGGGAGGCAATCGCAGCGGTGGAGCAATACAGTTTTTTAAAAACGGCGGCTCCAGCAAAATGACAAATGTGGTTACCAGCTGCACCTTTACGGGAAATCAGTCTGGAAATGAAAAGACCACCGTTGAGCAGAGAGGCGGAGCAGTGGGCCTTTCGGGCGCGGGACTGTTTGCCACAGCTACGGTAACCAACACAAACGCCCTATACATTGGAAATAGCGTATACGACAGTACCGGTGAAGTGAACAATGCCAGTAATTATAAGGATGTTTCGAATACCAGCACGCTTCAGGAAGGGGCATCCAATGTAATAAACGCAGATAGGAGCGCTGTGCCGAAGTATACGACTCAGATGGTTCTGGGGACAGATGATCCGGATTTAGTAAATAATTATTCCAGTATAACAGCAGGTATGGACGGTGAGGTTATAAGGACAATTCCAATTAAGCCGGAGGGGATTGCAGACAATACCAACACAGGCGCGGGCTTATTGCCTGAGGACCAACGTGGTTTTAAACGATATAAGGACAATGGCGCTGTGGAGATGTCCTGGGCAAAGTACAACGCAAATGGCGGGCAATGGAAAAACCTGCCGGAGATGGTTTACCGTGGAGTCGAGTATTACGAGAAAGACAGTAGCGGTGCAGTAGAAAATTACTTTAAGGTAGCCTACGAGGATGGAGAAGTCACCATACCTGAAAATCCTGTCAGAGACGGGTATGTTTTTGACGGATGGAAAAACATGGAAACCGGGGCGATACAAAATGATTGGCCTTTTGTATTGGATGATAATATTATTTTTGAAGCACAGTGGCGGGCCGCTGAATATATAGTCATCTTTGACGCCCAGGGAGGCTCCGCGGTAGCGCCAGTCACAAACGTGGCGTCAGGCTCGCTGATAGCGGAACCAGAGGAGCCGACCTATGAGGGCCAGACCTTTGGAGGATGGTATCGAGAGGCTGAAACCACGACCGCGTGGGATTTCACGTCCGATAAAGTTACGGAGGATATGATCCTGTACGCAAAGTGGATGCCAGTGCCTCGGTATACAGTCACCTTTGACACCCAGGGAGGCTCCGCGGTAGCGCCAATCACAAACGTGGCGTCAGGCTCGCTGATAGCGGAACCAGAGGAGCCGACCTATGAGGGACAGACCTTTGGAGGATGGTATCGAGAGGCTGAAACCACGACCATGTGGGATTTTACGTCCGATAAAGTTACGGAGGATATGATCCTGTACGCAAAGTGGATGCCAGTACCCCGGTATACAGTCACCTTTGACACCCAGGGAGGCTCCGCGGTAGCGCCAATCACAAACGTGGCGTCAGGCTCACTGATAGCGGAACCAGAAGAGCCGGATTATGAAGGCTTGTTTTTTGAAGGCTGGTATAAGGAGGCCGGTACCATAACGCCATGGAATTTTGCGGCGGATACCGTTACAGAGGATATTACCCTGTACGCGAAATGGTCAAAGGTTCTGCTTTATACAGTAACCTTCGATTCACAGGGCGGCTCGGAGGTTGCGCCTGTCGTGGGTATTATTCCAGGCAGCTTTGTCACCGAGCCAGAAGAACCAACACGTGAAGATTTTATCTTTACCAGCTGGTATAAAGAGGCCGAATGTCTGTCCCTGTGGGATTTCAGACAGGATAAGATCAATGATAACATTACCCTTTATGCTGACTGGGAACCTATCCCCCTTGTGCTTTATACTGTAACTTTCGATTCACAGGGCGGATCACCTGTCGTATCCATTCATAATGTTAATGCAGGCTCTGTAATTGCAGAACCTGAGGAACCAAAAATGGAAGGATATGTGTTTAATGGATGGCATAAAGAGCCTGAAGGATTCAATTCATGGGATTTTGAGAATTATACTATAAATGAAGACACGACGCTGTACGCCAAATGGTCTGCCATTTCTGCACCAGAAACTTATACGGTAAGCTTTGATTCACAGGGTGGATCACCAGTGGAGGCGCTTCGTGATATTCCAGGCGGCTCAACGGTTAAAATGCCTACAGAGCCAGTAAGAGATGGTTATAAATTTGGCGGCTGGTTCATTGAGGCGGAAGCCTTGACCGCCTGGAATTTTGATACTGGCCGTGTCAATGGAAATATGACATTGTACGCCAAATGGACCGCTGTTCCGACAGAAAACGGAGATAAAGAAACACATGAAACGTTAATGGCAGAGAATCGGTCTGAAGGCTCTCCTCATACTGGTGTTTTTTCAGGCGTTTCAATATCTGTCATTGTTTTACTGGTCATGGCTTCTGGTGTGGTTCTTGCCATAAGGGTCAGGAAAAGAAAACAAGATTAA